GGGCTGGATCAAAGTTTTCAATCGTATTTTTCTCAAAGTTATCAAGCTCTTTATAGATTGAGTTAATTTGCTTCTTGGCCAAATTGGTTCTGTAAGTGGGGATCGATTTGATAACGGGATAAGCAAATGCAGCAAAAGGAAGCAATAGAAAGAACATACGCTCCAAGAACTCTGCAAGCCAGAATGGCAAATACTTCATCAATGTCGGAGTACCCTTTTCATAGAAAAAATTAGCCTCTTCACTCAAAGGGGCCTCAGTGTTCATGTAAGCAGGGAATTCTCCAGCTTTAGAAAAATAGGATTTGTTACCGTTAATTTCTCGGGCCGCCTCTAGAAATAAAACTTGGATTGCTGGGTGGAGACGATCATCGATTAAGAGATTGGTTGTAGTAGAAATCAATTGAATCGGATGATCCGGAATGTTTTTCCCAAGATCAAAACCGCCCATGGGCACACTTACTTCCTCGAAGTAAGGCAACAAACGGGTGTAGGCGTCTGCGCGCGTGAATGAAGCCAGCCTAATTCCTGGGTTTTTAATAAGTCTTTGTACGTTTGGTGAATCAAAACCATCCACCAAAATAACAGCATCAATTTCGCCACGCTCTAAGGCATATACACCTTCGGCATTCCCAAGACTCAGTAAATTAGGGGCATCCCCATTTAAGCCATTGAGTTTAAATATTCCGAGAGCCTGCGTACGTGTTCCACTCCCCACCGGGCCAATATTGATTTTTAGTTTGGCAATATCTCTATCGGATACGTGAATACTTTCGTTAAACGCATTCTTACGATAAAACATCCAAAATGGTTCATAGTCAACGCTGCCGAGGGATTCCACGCCAGAAAGATTGTCAACAGCAATCATTCCGCCCTGAACTAGGGCTGCTTGGATTGGATCTTTGCGATCAATCAGATGCTGAAGATTTTCTTTCGAACCATGGGTCTCTACTAACTTTAGCTCAATACCCTTTTTCTCAAAATAGGTCTTATATTTTTCACCCAATACTTTGTAGGAGCCACCGGTACCGGTTGCCATTAATACTTTGTTAGGTGGTGCAGGCTTTGCAAACCAAACCAGAATAAATAGAGCAAGAATTAATAAGAAAACAAGTGGCCAGACCTCTCTTAAAGCACTAACCCAATTTTTAATCTCATCAGCTGCCGTTTGATAGACCGCAGAGATATGTTCGCTGACTTCTTCTTTAAAACTGGCCATGTTATTCCTCGTGATATTGAGTTAGCTTATCACCAATAAACGGGGTTTTATAGCTTCGAAAGCCTACGAGGCTGCATCACTCTCTGCACCCTCTGCTTGAGGGGTCAGGATGGTTGGGTAAGACACCGCCCAAGTACCAGGGTAGTCCCGGCTGTAATGCAGTCCACGGCTTTCCCTGCGCATTAAGGCTGAGCGCACGATGAGCTCGGCACATTCCAATAGGTTTCTGAGCTCAATGAGGTCACGGGTGACCTTAAAGTTAGCGTAGTACTCTTGCACTTCGTAACGCAGCAGTTTGATGCGATGAAGCGCTCGCTCTAACCGGCGGTTAGTTCTAACGATGCCTACGTAATTCCACATCAAAGAACGCAGCTCATCCCAGTTGTGGGCGATGACTACCTGTTCATCCGCATCCTCAACCTGACTCTCATCCCATAAAGGAAGAGCGGGCATTACTGGGGTCTTGAGATTGGATATGTCTTCTGCTGCCGCCTTACCAATGACTACGCACTCTAATAAGGAGTTGCTTGCTAAACGATTAGCGCCATGCAGACCGGTGTAAGTAGCTTCCCCAACTGCATAGAGTCCTGGCAAATCAGTGCGCCCTTTGAGATCTGTCACTACACCGCCACAGGTGTAGTGCGCAGCAGGAACAACCGGAATGGGTTCTTTAGTGATATCTAGACCAAGACTCATGCAGCGTGCATAGATCATCGGGAAATGTTCTTTAATAAATGCTTCGCCTAAATGCGTGGCGTCAAGATGAACATAATCTAAGCCATGCTTCTTCATTTCGAAGTCAATGGCACGGGCAACGATATCGCGTGGTGCTAGCTCATGACGTTCGTCATGCTCCGGCATAAAGCGTGTGCCATCAGGCAGTTTGAGGAGACCGCCCTCACCCCGCATGGCTTCCGTAATGAGGAAGGTGCGATCACTGGGGTGATACAAGCAAGTTGGATGAAATTGAATAAATTCCATATTGCCTACTCGGCAACCTGCGCGCCAGGCCATGGCAATACCATCGCCTGTAGCAGTATCGGGATTGCTGGTGTAGCGATAAACCTTGCCAACACCGCCAGTAGCTAAAACCACTGACTTGGCTTCGATCGTCTCTACGCGATTATTTTTAATATCAAGTGCATAGACCCCGTAACAACGATTTGGCTTGGTGCGCTGGGTCTTAGCATCGAGCTGACGATTGGTAATGAGATCAAGCGCAATCCAATGCTCCAAGATCTGAATATTTTTATGTGCCCTGGCTTTATCTAAGAGCACCTCATGAATCGCTTTACCAGTGGCGTCTGCAGCATGCGCAATACGACGATGGCTATGCCCGCCCTCGCGAGTTAAATGCAAACCCATGGGACCAGATTTATCTTCTGTAAATGGAACGCCCTGCTCGACCAACCAACGTATCGCATCAGCGCTTTCTTCAGCGATATAGCGAGCGGTAGATTCCACCACGAGACCGGCACCCGCATCCAAGGTGTCGGCCACATGAGAATCAATACTGTCATGCTCTTTGTCGACCACCCCAACAATACCGCCTTGGGCCCAAGCTGTAGCAGCCTCACCTAAGCCCCGCTTAGCCATCAAAATGACCGGTTGAGATTCGGCCATATGCAAGGCGACAGTCAGCCCAGCTAATCCAGCCCCAATAATCAGGACGGGAAGCTCGGCGTTTGCGGTGGTGTTTTGGGAGGGTTTAGAGCTTGCCATAGAGGGTTCATTCTAAAGGGCAATGAACTTCCCCGTTCTAAATGCAAAAAGGCTCCTTGTGGGAGCCCTTTTGTGTCTCACTAGAACGGTAATTAGACGTTAGACATTACCTTAGATCCGCCTGGGGCATTCGTACCGTACCCCATAATCTTCGCTGCTTCCCCACCTTTAACCAGCTTCACAGCGCAATACTTAAACTCTGGAATCTTGCCAAATGGATCTAGCGCTGAATTGGTAATCAAGTTAGCGGCAGCCTCATAGTAGGCGAACGGAATAAAGATCACCCCTCTTGGTGTGCCGTCGTCTCTTCTCACGTGGATACCTACTTCACCACGACGAGACTGAACCTTGATCACATCACCAGCCGAAACACCTAACTGGGTCATATCTTCACCATTCATTGATACGGTTGCCATTGGCTCAATGGCATCGAGCACTGTGGCACGACGCGTCATACTGCCAGTGTGCCAATGCTCTAGCTGACGACCAGTAATCAATACAAATGGGTACTCAGCATCAGGGCGCTCATTCGCAGGAATGATATCGGCTGGTACTAACTTCACTCTGCCATCTTTGGTATCAAACTTGTCATTAAAGACAATTGGGCGACCCGGATCTTCAGCAGACAAGCATGGATAGGTAACGCTAGATTCTTTTTCCAAGCGCTCCCAAGTAATGCCGTTGATCGCGCCATGCATTGCTTGACGCATTTCGTCATAAACCTCAGCAACACCAGCATCAGGACCTTGGTAATTCCAACCTAGGCCCATGCGCTTGGCAATCTCTTGAATAATCCACAAGTCAGGTTTTGCATCACCAGGAGGATTGATTGCTTTCTTGCCCATCTGAACCATGCGGTCAGTGTTACTAGCAGTGCCAGCCTTTTCTGGCCATGCGCTGGCCGGCAATATTACGTCCGCTAAGAGCGCAGTCTCCGTCATAAAGATATCTTGAACTACGAGGAGATCCAAGGTAGCCAAAGCATGGCGAGCGTGATTTAAATCGGGGTCACTCATCGCCGGGTTTTCACCTTCGACATACATGCCACGAATCTTATCCGGATCGGAATCGGGGGCGGTGATCTTATGCATGATCTCTACCACGGTATATCCAGGTTTTTTATCTAATGGCGTATCCCAGAATTTCTCAAACCATGCATGCGCTTCTGGGTTATCAACGCGCTGATAGTTCGGGAACATCATCGGAATCAAACCAGCATCACTAGCGCCCTGCACGTTATTTTGACCACGCAATGGGTGCAATCCTGATCCAGGCTTACCAATTTGCCCGGTGATACTGACTAAAGCGATTAAGCAGCGGGCATTGTCTGTGCCATGCACGTGCTGACTTACACCCATGCCCCACAAAATCATGGCTGACTTCGTAGTTGCAAACTCGCGCGCTACTTCACGCAAAGTCTCTGCTGGAATTCCGCAGATTGGCGCCATTGCTTCAGGACTATAACCCTTGATGTTTTCTTTAAGAGCCTCGAAGTTATTAGAGCGGTCTTTAATAAATTCTTTGTCAACCAAACCTTCCTCAATGATTGTGAAGATCATGGCATTGAGCATAGCCACGTCGGTATCTGGCTTGAACTGCATTGTGCGCCAAGCGTGTTTACTAATCTCGGTCTTACGAGGATCACACAGAACAATTTTTGCACCACGTTTCGCGGCGTTCTTGAACCAGGTAGCAGCAACAGGATGATTAGCAGTTGGATTGGATCCAATCAGGAAAATCATGCTCGAGTGCTCAACGTCATTAACTTGATTACTTACTGCACCTGAACCAACGCCCTCTAATAGCGCAGCAACAGATGATGCATGGCAAAGACGTGTGCAGTGGTCTACGTTATTGCTACCAAAACCAGTACGAACCAGCTTCTGGAATAAATAGGCTTCTTCGTTACTGCCTTTTGCGGAACCAAAGCCTGCCAATACTTTATTGCCGTATTGATCTTTGAGTTTCTTCAGGCCGCCACCAGCAACTTCCAAAGCCTCTTCCCAAGTAGCTTCACGGAAGATGTCAGACCAGTCTTGCTTACCCTCTAGCATGGCCTCATCTTTCGCAACACCCGCTTTACGAATTAATGGTTTAGTTAAGCGCTGTGGATTATGGATATAGTCCATACCAAAACGGCCTTTAACGCATAAACGATTGTGATTGGCAGGGCCATCACGACCCTCAACACTCACAATTTTTTCGTCTTTGACGTTGTAAGTAATTTGGCAACCAACGCCACAGAATGGGCAAACGGAGTCTACTTTGCGATCCACCGTTTGGGAACCGATCAAACCCTTAGGCATCAATGCGCCAGTTGGGCAAGCTTGTACACACTCGCCACAGGCAACGCACGTACTGTCGCCCATTGGATCATTTAAGTCGAATACGATCTCACTATGACCGCCACGCATGGCGTATCCGATCACATCATTTACTTGCTCTTCGCGGCAAGCACGTACACAACGGTTACATTGAATACACGCATCCAAATTCACAGCCATCGCTGGATGTGAAATATCACCATTAACTTTTTCGCGACGCAATGCTTTGAGTTCCGGACGAACAGTCACATCCATGCGGGCAGCCCAAGTACTCAGCTCACCATGCTGGCTCTTTTGCTCTTCCTCTTTGCTATCGCCAACCCACTTAAAACCTTCATCAGGCATATCGGAGAGCAACATCTCCAGAACAAGCTTCTGGCTCTTAACAGCGCGCTCGCTATTAGCCTTAACTTCCATTCCTGGAGTAGCACTTCTACAGCAGCTTGGAGCTAAAGTCCGTTCGCCATTAATCTCTACTACGCAAGCGCGGCAGTTGCCGTCAGGGCGGTAGCCATCTTTAAAGCACAGATGTGGAATATCAATGCCGTGTCGTTTGGCAGCCTTGAGAATCGTTTCGCCTTCATACGAAACGATCGTCTTGCCGTCTAGCTTGAACTCAACGGTTTGTAATTCGAGTTCTTTTGGATTTGTTGGTGCGTTCATGTTTGTCTCGTTATTCCCTGAATTTTTATTAAGGTACTTCCTTATTGAACTTCTTCAGGGAAATATTTATGAATACAACGAATAGGATTTGGTGCCGCTTGGCCTAAACCGCAAATAGAAGCATCCACCATCACGGTGGCCAAGTCCTCTAAGGTTTCTTGGTCCCAAGATTTAGCCTGCATCAACTTAGCCGCTTTACCTGTGCCAACACGGCAAGGCGTACATTGTCCACAGCTCTCATGCTCAAAGAAATGCATCACATTCAATGCCATATCGCGCGCTTTGTCTTTGTCGCTGAACACCATGACTGCAGCAGAACCAATGAAGCAACCGTAAGGCTGCAAAGTATCAAAATCAAGCGGGATGTCGTTCATCGTCGCCGGCAAAATACCGCCGGATGCGCCACCAGGTAAATAACCGTAGAACCTGTGGCCGTCTTGCATGCCACCACAGTACTCATCAATTAATTCTTGAATAGTGATGCCTGCAGGAGCCAACTTCACACCGGGTTTGTTAACGCGCCCGCTCACGCTAAAGCTACGTAAGCCTTTGCGATCGTGGCGACCGAATGAACTAAACCACTCAGGTCCACGCTGAACAATGTCGCGCACCCAGTAGAGGGTCTCAAAGTTGTGCTCTAGGGTCGGGCGACCAAACAAACCGACTTGTGCAATATATGGAGGACGCATACGCGGCTCACCACGTTTACCTTCGATACTTTCAATCATGGCGGATTCTTCACCACATATATAAGCACCTGCACCACGACGTAGTTCAATATTCGGTAATTTGAATGGCGGATTGGCTTTGAGTTTTACCAATTCAGCTTCAAGCAACTCGCGGCAGCCGTGGTACTCATCACGCAAATAGATGTAGCAAGCATCAATACCAACCACGCTTGCGGCAATGAGAAGCCCCTCTAAAAAACGATGTGGATCGCGTTCTAAGTAAGTGCGGTCTTTAAATGTTCCTGGCTCACCTTCGTCGATGTTCACTGCCATCAGCTTAGGAGCCACTTGATCTTTCACAATGCGCCACTTACGACCCGCTGGGAAACCTGCGCCACCTAAACCACGTAAGCCAGAGCTTTCCATCGCCTTGATGATGCTTTCGGCATCTTTCTTGCCTTCAAAAATCTCTTTAGCCAAAACGTAACCACCTTGGGCACGATAAGACTCGTAGCCAACGTAATCAGGAGATACTGCTTGCATCCCACCTTGAGGAGATACACCCTGCTCTGCTAGAGCAGCAGGCTCAAAGACGGCATCGTCTTTAGCCATTGGCTGAGTGGTTAAGTTATTTTTTACAGCGGCCGATACCTTGTCCACTGTGGCAAACAAGACTGGATATTGATGAACTACTGCAACAGGAGCTTGCTCGCAACGTCCTACGCATGGAGCTGCAGCGACTTTGATATTCGGATTGCCCAAGATACTTGGCAACTTGGCCAAAAGATTTTGTGCGCCAGCCAATTCACAAGCGATGCCATCACAAACACGAATCAGGATATCCGCCACTGGGTCGTTACCACGCACCACTTCAAAGTGATGATAGAAAGTAGCTACTTCATACACCTCCGCCATCGGCAGATTCATTTCTTTTGCAAGCGCCACTAAATGACGATCATGCAAAGCGCGATATTCATCATTGAGCTTATGAAGATTTTCAATCAAAAGATCGCGGCGATGTGGCGCGTTACCAATGAGTTGGCGAACTTCCGCAACGGAAATATCATCAGCTTGTCGACCTTTTAACTTACTCTTACGGCGAATGGTTTCCCTCAAATCATCTGCGGTTGCAACAGCAACTGCTTTGACTTCTCCAGAAGGCTTTGGATGATTCATAGTTCGTAGTCTCTAATTTTCTATTTACTGCTATTTTGTGCTCAGCACCAATGCAGAGCGTTATCCCACTTTGCAGATAAAAAACCCTGCTAAGCCAAATACTTAGCTGGTCATTTATACGCAAAATAACGCTTTATTTTGGGTTATTTAAGGCCTCATGTCCTTGACGGCGCTCAAGGACTTTAACTAAGGGTTTACCCTATTAAATTAGGGATGGGGAAGGCTTGTCGCCGGGAGGCAGTGAGTAGTCCAACTTGCGCTCATACAGCCTGGCTTTGTAGCAATCTTGGTAGCCCTTACTACCGATTTGCCAGCCAATCGAAGTACAGTCGTCCTGAGCCGCTGATTCAATAGACCCGCAACCCACCAAGCCAAGGCTAGCAATCAATGATACGACGGAAATAATGCGCAATTTTGTTGAATTCATGGCCTTAAGTCTACTTGATTCTGATCTCAACATCGAGAGGTATACCCTCTTTTCCTGCCTCTACTGTCTTCACATCTCCCAGCTGAATACGATCCTTGAGGCTGGGGTCAGCCTTCACCATGAAGCCATAGGCCGTCTTCGCCCTATTTTTCGCCAATTCCTTAAGCTCGGCATCAGTGATCTCTATTCCAGCAAGCAATTCCTCATGCAGTTGCTCATTGCGACTCTCTCCATCTGGAAGTGTCAAAAGTCGTTGCCCAAGCTTGATGCGCCCTATGTATTGGGCATATGCCGCCTTCAGGCCTGACTGCACTTTCGGGTCTGTAAATGTTGGGGTGGGCACTGGTTCTCCAGGCGCCAACTTAAATCCAGCATCTAGAAAAATGGCGCCATCCGCCTTAGCTCTTGCAAGCGCCTTCTTATCCTGCACAGGATCATAAGCACCAATGATCTCTAAGCTCGAGTTCGGGCGCTTCACTAGATACTCGCCAAATTTTTCTAGGCGGTCTTGATCCGCAACAAGGAAGACTGCTTCTCCAGGTACTGCATTAACGCCCTCTT
This region of Polynucleobacter sp. JS-JIR-II-50 genomic DNA includes:
- the nadB gene encoding L-aspartate oxidase, coding for MASSKPSQNTTANAELPVLIIGAGLAGLTVALHMAESQPVILMAKRGLGEAATAWAQGGIVGVVDKEHDSIDSHVADTLDAGAGLVVESTARYIAEESADAIRWLVEQGVPFTEDKSGPMGLHLTREGGHSHRRIAHAADATGKAIHEVLLDKARAHKNIQILEHWIALDLITNRQLDAKTQRTKPNRCYGVYALDIKNNRVETIEAKSVVLATGGVGKVYRYTSNPDTATGDGIAMAWRAGCRVGNMEFIQFHPTCLYHPSDRTFLITEAMRGEGGLLKLPDGTRFMPEHDERHELAPRDIVARAIDFEMKKHGLDYVHLDATHLGEAFIKEHFPMIYARCMSLGLDITKEPIPVVPAAHYTCGGVVTDLKGRTDLPGLYAVGEATYTGLHGANRLASNSLLECVVIGKAAAEDISNLKTPVMPALPLWDESQVEDADEQVVIAHNWDELRSLMWNYVGIVRTNRRLERALHRIKLLRYEVQEYYANFKVTRDLIELRNLLECAELIVRSALMRRESRGLHYSRDYPGTWAVSYPTILTPQAEGAESDAAS
- the fdhF gene encoding formate dehydrogenase subunit alpha; the protein is MNAPTNPKELELQTVEFKLDGKTIVSYEGETILKAAKRHGIDIPHLCFKDGYRPDGNCRACVVEINGERTLAPSCCRSATPGMEVKANSERAVKSQKLVLEMLLSDMPDEGFKWVGDSKEEEQKSQHGELSTWAARMDVTVRPELKALRREKVNGDISHPAMAVNLDACIQCNRCVRACREEQVNDVIGYAMRGGHSEIVFDLNDPMGDSTCVACGECVQACPTGALMPKGLIGSQTVDRKVDSVCPFCGVGCQITYNVKDEKIVSVEGRDGPANHNRLCVKGRFGMDYIHNPQRLTKPLIRKAGVAKDEAMLEGKQDWSDIFREATWEEALEVAGGGLKKLKDQYGNKVLAGFGSAKGSNEEAYLFQKLVRTGFGSNNVDHCTRLCHASSVAALLEGVGSGAVSNQVNDVEHSSMIFLIGSNPTANHPVAATWFKNAAKRGAKIVLCDPRKTEISKHAWRTMQFKPDTDVAMLNAMIFTIIEEGLVDKEFIKDRSNNFEALKENIKGYSPEAMAPICGIPAETLREVAREFATTKSAMILWGMGVSQHVHGTDNARCLIALVSITGQIGKPGSGLHPLRGQNNVQGASDAGLIPMMFPNYQRVDNPEAHAWFEKFWDTPLDKKPGYTVVEIMHKITAPDSDPDKIRGMYVEGENPAMSDPDLNHARHALATLDLLVVQDIFMTETALLADVILPASAWPEKAGTASNTDRMVQMGKKAINPPGDAKPDLWIIQEIAKRMGLGWNYQGPDAGVAEVYDEMRQAMHGAINGITWERLEKESSVTYPCLSAEDPGRPIVFNDKFDTKDGRVKLVPADIIPANERPDAEYPFVLITGRQLEHWHTGSMTRRATVLDAIEPMATVSMNGEDMTQLGVSAGDVIKVQSRRGEVGIHVRRDDGTPRGVIFIPFAYYEAAANLITNSALDPFGKIPEFKYCAVKLVKGGEAAKIMGYGTNAPGGSKVMSNV
- a CDS encoding TAXI family TRAP transporter solute-binding subunit, which translates into the protein MASFKEEVSEHISAVYQTAADEIKNWVSALREVWPLVFLLILALFILVWFAKPAPPNKVLMATGTGGSYKVLGEKYKTYFEKKGIELKLVETHGSKENLQHLIDRKDPIQAALVQGGMIAVDNLSGVESLGSVDYEPFWMFYRKNAFNESIHVSDRDIAKLKINIGPVGSGTRTQALGIFKLNGLNGDAPNLLSLGNAEGVYALERGEIDAVILVDGFDSPNVQRLIKNPGIRLASFTRADAYTRLLPYFEEVSVPMGGFDLGKNIPDHPIQLISTTTNLLIDDRLHPAIQVLFLEAAREINGNKSYFSKAGEFPAYMNTEAPLSEEANFFYEKGTPTLMKYLPFWLAEFLERMFFLLLPFAAFAYPVIKSIPTYRTNLAKKQINSIYKELDNFEKNTIENFDPARRVEYIEVLNEMERRILRSKAAKLATAECYSLRNNIEFIRNALEKQLIYKGRGA
- a CDS encoding NAD(P)H-dependent oxidoreductase subunit E — translated: MNHPKPSGEVKAVAVATADDLRETIRRKSKLKGRQADDISVAEVRQLIGNAPHRRDLLIENLHKLNDEYRALHDRHLVALAKEMNLPMAEVYEVATFYHHFEVVRGNDPVADILIRVCDGIACELAGAQNLLAKLPSILGNPNIKVAAAPCVGRCEQAPVAVVHQYPVLFATVDKVSAAVKNNLTTQPMAKDDAVFEPAALAEQGVSPQGGMQAVSPDYVGYESYRAQGGYVLAKEIFEGKKDAESIIKAMESSGLRGLGGAGFPAGRKWRIVKDQVAPKLMAVNIDEGEPGTFKDRTYLERDPHRFLEGLLIAASVVGIDACYIYLRDEYHGCRELLEAELVKLKANPPFKLPNIELRRGAGAYICGEESAMIESIEGKRGEPRMRPPYIAQVGLFGRPTLEHNFETLYWVRDIVQRGPEWFSSFGRHDRKGLRSFSVSGRVNKPGVKLAPAGITIQELIDEYCGGMQDGHRFYGYLPGGASGGILPATMNDIPLDFDTLQPYGCFIGSAAVMVFSDKDKARDMALNVMHFFEHESCGQCTPCRVGTGKAAKLMQAKSWDQETLEDLATVMVDASICGLGQAAPNPIRCIHKYFPEEVQ